One uncultured Pseudodesulfovibrio sp. genomic window carries:
- a CDS encoding co-chaperone GroES — translation MGLKPLNDRVIVQRKEEEEKTAGGIYIPDSAKEKPQNGVVVAAGPECKTVKDGDIVLFAKYAGSEFSMDGDELIIMREDDILGVFA, via the coding sequence ATGGGTTTGAAACCGCTCAATGACCGCGTCATCGTCCAGAGGAAAGAGGAAGAGGAAAAGACCGCCGGGGGCATCTACATCCCGGATTCCGCCAAGGAAAAACCCCAGAACGGCGTCGTCGTCGCAGCCGGCCCCGAGTGCAAGACCGTCAAGGACGGCGATATCGTCCTGTTCGCCAAGTACGCGGGCAGCGAGTTCAGCATGGACGGGGACGAACTGATTATCATGCGAGAAGAC
- a CDS encoding trehalose-6-phosphate synthase — MEPALKRLVVVSNRLPVALRKEEDGWKIKQGSGGLVTAMAPVLKNRGGMWIGWSGASDNEADLDELMEDFTEEAGYELCTVPLTEEDVNGYYYGFSNEIIWPLFHDLQSLCRFHPRYWRSYLDVNFKFAEAVARRSSPEDYIWIQDYHLMHQAFFLKSMGVRRNTGFFLHIPFPPPDIFMKLPWRSKLIQALTEFDLVGFQTVQDRRNFVGSLHRLMPEAKVEGRGAVVTINMGNRSFRAGAFPISIDYAQFSEMAGKPDVVQKAFDLKEALRHRKIILGVDRLDYTKGIPERIRSIQTLLRRYPDLKGKVNFIQIAVPSREEVDEYKELRTEIEQLVGRVNGEFSFPGWVPVHYHYRSLPHEDLVAYYAAADVGLVTPLRDGMNLVAKEYCACNNKGDGVLVLSEFAGAAAQLQRHAYLVNPYDVEGIAKALHRALHWPLEERRVHMVRLREQIRRSNIFRWVDSFLRAGIAKSLDDFPEAETVDFNRV, encoded by the coding sequence ATGGAACCTGCGCTAAAAAGGCTGGTGGTGGTCTCCAATCGCCTCCCGGTCGCCCTTCGCAAGGAAGAAGACGGCTGGAAAATCAAACAGGGTTCGGGCGGGCTTGTCACGGCCATGGCCCCGGTGCTCAAGAACAGAGGCGGAATGTGGATCGGTTGGTCCGGAGCATCGGACAACGAGGCCGATCTGGACGAACTCATGGAGGACTTCACCGAGGAGGCCGGGTATGAGTTGTGCACCGTGCCTCTGACCGAAGAGGATGTGAACGGCTACTACTACGGCTTCTCCAACGAGATCATCTGGCCGCTGTTCCATGACCTGCAGAGCCTCTGCCGTTTCCATCCCCGCTACTGGCGCTCCTATCTGGACGTGAATTTCAAGTTCGCCGAGGCCGTGGCCCGGCGTTCCTCGCCCGAGGACTATATCTGGATTCAGGATTATCACCTCATGCACCAGGCCTTTTTCCTCAAGTCCATGGGCGTGCGGCGCAACACCGGGTTCTTCCTGCACATCCCCTTCCCGCCGCCGGACATCTTCATGAAGCTGCCCTGGCGCTCCAAGCTCATCCAGGCCCTGACCGAGTTCGACCTGGTCGGCTTCCAGACGGTCCAGGACAGGCGCAACTTCGTGGGCAGCCTGCATAGGCTCATGCCCGAGGCCAAGGTCGAGGGACGCGGCGCGGTGGTGACCATCAACATGGGCAACCGTTCGTTTCGCGCCGGAGCCTTCCCCATCTCCATCGACTATGCCCAGTTCTCGGAGATGGCGGGCAAGCCGGACGTGGTCCAGAAGGCCTTTGATCTCAAGGAGGCGCTCCGGCACCGCAAGATCATTCTCGGCGTGGACCGTCTGGACTACACCAAGGGCATCCCCGAGCGCATCCGCTCCATCCAGACCCTGCTGCGCCGGTATCCCGATCTCAAGGGCAAGGTGAACTTCATTCAGATCGCGGTACCCAGCCGCGAGGAGGTGGACGAGTACAAGGAGCTGCGGACCGAGATCGAGCAGCTTGTCGGCCGGGTAAACGGCGAGTTTTCCTTTCCGGGCTGGGTGCCGGTCCATTATCACTACCGCAGCCTGCCGCACGAGGATCTTGTGGCCTATTATGCCGCGGCCGACGTGGGGTTGGTCACGCCGCTGCGCGACGGCATGAACCTGGTGGCCAAGGAGTACTGCGCCTGCAACAACAAGGGGGACGGGGTGCTGGTCCTGAGCGAGTTCGCCGGGGCCGCGGCCCAGTTGCAGAGACACGCCTATCTGGTCAATCCGTACGACGTGGAGGGCATTGCCAAGGCGCTGCACCGCGCCCTTCACTGGCCGCTCGAAGAGCGCAGAGTGCACATGGTCCGGCTTCGCGAGCAGATCCGCCGCAGCAACATCTTCCGCTGGGTCGACTCGTTCCTGCGCGCGGGCATCGCCAAGTCCCTGGACGATTTCCCCGAGGCCGAGACCGTGGACTTCAACCGGGTCTAG